In Mastigocladopsis repens PCC 10914, a single window of DNA contains:
- the ylqF gene encoding ribosome biogenesis GTPase YlqF, producing MSITQNYKLNIIQWYPGHIAKAEKNLKEQLKLVDVVLEVRDARIPLATHHPKISEWVGSKTRVLVLNRLDMILPQVRQVWTEWFKSHGEVPYFTNAQQGQGVTAISKATQAAGVAINERRKSRGMLPRPVRAVVIGFPNVGKSALINRLLGRRVVESAARPGVTRQLRWVRISEELELLDAPGVIPAKLEDQQAALKLAMCDDIGEASYDNQMVAAALVDILKNIQANAPNLLPEHPLRSRYKLDSTSLSGEAYLFALAEYRYKGDVEKTARTLLTDFRKGLLGEIPLEIPAQ from the coding sequence ATGTCAATAACTCAAAACTATAAACTAAATATCATCCAATGGTATCCAGGACACATCGCTAAAGCTGAAAAAAACTTAAAAGAACAACTCAAGCTTGTCGATGTTGTCCTGGAAGTACGCGATGCCCGCATTCCCTTGGCAACACATCATCCTAAAATAAGCGAGTGGGTGGGAAGCAAAACGCGGGTGCTGGTACTCAATCGATTAGATATGATTTTGCCCCAAGTCCGGCAAGTGTGGACAGAGTGGTTCAAGAGCCATGGGGAAGTGCCTTATTTTACCAACGCCCAGCAAGGTCAAGGGGTAACTGCGATATCGAAAGCGACGCAAGCAGCTGGGGTGGCAATTAATGAACGCCGAAAAAGTCGCGGGATGTTACCACGTCCAGTTCGTGCAGTGGTGATTGGCTTTCCCAATGTTGGCAAATCAGCCCTGATCAACCGTCTATTAGGACGCCGAGTGGTGGAAAGTGCAGCGCGTCCTGGGGTGACTCGTCAATTACGTTGGGTGCGAATTTCTGAGGAATTGGAATTGCTGGATGCTCCTGGTGTCATCCCTGCTAAGTTGGAAGATCAACAAGCAGCTTTGAAGTTAGCTATGTGTGACGATATTGGTGAAGCATCTTACGATAATCAAATGGTAGCAGCGGCATTAGTAGATATACTGAAAAATATCCAGGCTAATGCCCCTAATTTGTTACCAGAACATCCTTTGCGATCGCGTTACAAACTCGACTCTACTTCCCTGAGTGGAGAAGCATACTTGTTCGCGTTGGCAGAGTATCGTTACAAGGGCGATGTAGAAAAAACTGCACGTACACTACTAACAGATTTTCGCAAGGGATTGCTCGGTGAAATTCCTCTAGAAATACCAGCACAATGA
- a CDS encoding tyrosine-type recombinase/integrase: MKNQKAKKKSTDDDLRAFTLEQRDLIIKAFEEHRLFFCYSPLIKFLFWTGARPGEAFALTWGDISNDCCRITINKSCNGHRIKKGTKNGKKRVFPCQKGSKLQALLLDIRPTSCNPTDLIFLSKTGRPLNSSIMFSCWNEWKSKNIKYPGVVKSLANAGDVSYLKPYAMRHTFATWAISSGVSPDKVALWIGDTVETVLTYYCHPEIVSAECPDF; encoded by the coding sequence ATTAAGAATCAAAAAGCAAAAAAAAAATCTACTGATGATGACCTTCGAGCGTTCACCCTCGAACAACGAGATTTAATCATTAAAGCCTTTGAAGAGCACCGATTATTTTTTTGCTATTCACCCCTAATAAAATTTCTATTCTGGACTGGCGCTCGACCAGGAGAAGCCTTTGCTTTGACCTGGGGAGATATTAGCAATGACTGTTGTCGCATAACCATCAATAAATCTTGCAATGGACATCGAATCAAGAAGGGAACTAAGAACGGTAAAAAGCGAGTTTTCCCATGTCAGAAAGGTTCTAAACTTCAAGCTCTGCTTCTAGATATTCGTCCTACTTCATGTAATCCAACCGACTTAATTTTTCTTAGTAAAACAGGGCGACCATTAAACAGCAGCATAATGTTCAGTTGTTGGAATGAATGGAAGTCAAAAAACATTAAATATCCTGGCGTAGTGAAATCTCTGGCGAATGCCGGGGATGTATCCTATCTCAAACCCTATGCTATGCGCCACACCTTTGCGACATGGGCAATTAGTAGCGGTGTTAGCCCGGACAAAGTGGCGTTGTGGATTGGCGACACTGTGGAGACAGTTTTAACCTACTACTGCCATCCCGAAATAGTTAGCGCTGAGTGTCCAGACTTCTAA
- a CDS encoding FdhF/YdeP family oxidoreductase has protein sequence MLPKPKRFWTPANWASWKPFGIGEQYPNNYWEVFRAFWLSRAKLPYAWNILNKGVCDGCALGTTGMKDWTVEGIHVCNVRLRLLQMNTMPAFDPAILGDVSQLHAVSSAELRNFGRLPYPMIRQRGEKGFRRVNWDEAMEVIASRIRATTPDRLSFYITSRGTVNETYYAAQKAVRAMGTNNIDNAARICHSPSTAGLKGALGAAATTCSYKDWIGTDLLVFIGSNVANNQPVTVKYLHYAKKAGTKIVVINTYREPGMERYWVPSIPESALFGTKFAEDFFLVNMGGDMGFLNGTIKHMIANGWVDQSFINGYTSEFDELKAFLETQSWEELERLSGSDRDQMYAFAKMVGEAQKAVFVWSMGITQHEFGEDNVRAIINLALTKGFVGREGCGLMPIRGHSGVQGGAEMGCYATVFPGGKPMTPENSAQLSKLWGFEVPTSKGLIAPEMIHAAYEGQLNVLFSVGGNFLEVLPEPDYVEDALKRVPMRVHMDIVLSSQMLVEPAETVVLLPATTRYEIPGGVTETSTERRVIFSPEIPGSRIGEARPEWEVFMELARRVVETRHGASLHFADTAAIRQEIAQVVPQYAGIQHLKEVGDQFQYGGSHLCFGWNFPTPDGKAHFAVLSPPQKELPEGYFLVATRRGKQFNSMVQERKDAITGAVREAVLMNEGDAKHLGLKNGDTVILKNELGEYKGRVYIAPIQSRNLQVHWPEGNVLLDKSKRSREGVPDYNAVVCLEKVN, from the coding sequence ATGTTGCCTAAACCGAAAAGATTTTGGACACCTGCAAACTGGGCAAGTTGGAAGCCGTTTGGGATAGGAGAGCAGTACCCCAATAACTACTGGGAAGTTTTTCGTGCCTTCTGGCTATCCCGTGCTAAATTGCCCTATGCATGGAATATCCTTAACAAGGGTGTTTGTGATGGTTGCGCTTTGGGGACAACCGGGATGAAAGATTGGACAGTGGAGGGAATCCATGTGTGCAATGTCCGGTTGCGACTTTTGCAAATGAATACAATGCCTGCCTTTGACCCTGCAATCTTGGGGGATGTCTCGCAGTTGCATGCCGTATCAAGTGCAGAATTACGGAACTTTGGACGGCTTCCTTACCCCATGATCCGTCAACGTGGAGAAAAAGGCTTTCGCCGAGTCAACTGGGATGAGGCAATGGAAGTCATTGCCAGTCGCATCCGCGCCACTACGCCAGACCGCCTGAGTTTTTACATAACCAGCCGAGGTACCGTCAACGAGACATACTACGCCGCTCAAAAAGCTGTGCGGGCAATGGGAACAAATAACATTGACAACGCCGCTCGTATCTGTCATTCTCCTAGTACGGCTGGTCTTAAGGGTGCTCTCGGTGCAGCTGCGACCACCTGCTCTTACAAAGATTGGATTGGCACAGATTTATTAGTCTTCATTGGTTCAAATGTAGCAAACAACCAACCTGTCACCGTCAAGTATCTGCACTACGCTAAGAAAGCAGGTACAAAGATAGTTGTGATTAACACCTACCGTGAGCCAGGGATGGAGCGATACTGGGTTCCCTCAATTCCAGAAAGTGCCTTGTTTGGTACCAAGTTTGCTGAAGATTTCTTTTTGGTGAACATGGGCGGAGACATGGGATTTTTAAATGGGACAATCAAGCATATGATTGCCAATGGTTGGGTAGACCAGTCATTTATTAACGGCTACACCAGTGAATTTGATGAACTCAAAGCGTTTCTTGAAACTCAATCTTGGGAAGAGTTAGAGCGGCTTTCGGGATCTGACCGAGATCAAATGTATGCCTTTGCCAAAATGGTTGGAGAAGCACAAAAGGCTGTGTTTGTCTGGAGTATGGGCATTACACAGCATGAATTTGGCGAAGACAATGTGCGAGCTATCATCAACCTAGCTCTCACCAAAGGTTTTGTCGGTCGCGAAGGTTGCGGCTTGATGCCAATTCGTGGTCACTCAGGTGTGCAGGGTGGTGCAGAGATGGGATGTTACGCGACAGTCTTTCCTGGTGGTAAGCCCATGACCCCCGAAAATTCTGCCCAGTTGAGCAAGCTTTGGGGTTTTGAAGTGCCGACTAGTAAGGGTTTAATTGCTCCCGAAATGATTCATGCAGCCTATGAGGGGCAGTTGAATGTCTTGTTCTCTGTGGGAGGGAATTTCTTAGAAGTTTTGCCGGAACCTGATTACGTAGAAGATGCTCTCAAGCGGGTTCCAATGCGAGTGCATATGGATATTGTTCTCTCCAGCCAAATGCTTGTGGAACCCGCAGAAACTGTAGTCCTGTTACCTGCGACAACTCGCTACGAAATACCAGGGGGAGTGACAGAAACCAGCACCGAACGCCGGGTCATTTTTAGTCCAGAAATTCCGGGTTCCCGTATTGGGGAGGCGCGTCCAGAGTGGGAAGTGTTCATGGAATTGGCAAGACGCGTTGTAGAGACGCGCCATGGCGCGTCTCTACATTTCGCAGATACCGCAGCGATACGTCAAGAGATTGCCCAAGTGGTTCCTCAATACGCTGGAATTCAACATCTGAAGGAAGTAGGAGACCAGTTTCAGTATGGTGGATCTCATCTATGCTTTGGCTGGAATTTCCCCACACCGGATGGGAAAGCTCACTTTGCAGTGTTGTCTCCTCCCCAGAAGGAATTACCAGAAGGCTATTTCTTGGTAGCAACCCGCCGGGGTAAGCAGTTTAATAGTATGGTACAAGAACGCAAGGATGCTATTACTGGTGCAGTGCGAGAAGCGGTGTTGATGAATGAGGGGGATGCCAAGCACTTGGGACTTAAAAATGGCGATACAGTCATTCTCAAGAATGAGTTGGGGGAGTACAAGGGACGAGTTTACATAGCACCTATTCAGTCAAGAAACTTACAGGTACATTGGCCCGAGGGGAATGTGTTACTTGATAAAAGTAAGCGATCGCGTGAAGGAGTTCCTGATTATAACGCAGTGGTGTGCTTGGAAAAGGTTAATTAG
- a CDS encoding adenylate/guanylate cyclase domain-containing protein, which translates to MTQLKLRLQEGNSERTVTVHQDVFTIGRLPQCDLYLPSGGVSRYHARLVKTPSGVWTVEDLGSKNGTQLNERLITSPQELQNGDVVWLGDMCVVVTLTPVEAPTLKQEVPYQGRTILRNVKQLQQQWILGDNIDGDIGTKDKTIARLKDLVDIAKNLSAAASIEEIFSQVQEVVFRYLDSIDRLALLIDVSGCGKLELVSAATRNICHQEDLPADGSWISRSICQKVFEEKVAIQTADAQNDERFAGENSLLVKGIRSAMAVPLWDENKVVGVLYADAHLSSYHWAEKGEEELRFFSALANLVASSVQRWLLAEKLRSQEVIRQRLERYHSPAVVQQLIALGALPNGRLPPQESEISILFADLVGFTAISESLTPTRIAELLNNLFEEMLQEVFACAGTLDKYIGDCIMAFFGAPEPQPDHADRAVTAAKGMLTRLENLNAKNFWTEPLQLRIAINSGKAVVGDVGSSQRVDYTALGATINLAARMEAVCPPGECIVSEATYKLLSQPSCFLEKGDYRFKGINRLVKVYQTKMP; encoded by the coding sequence ATGACTCAACTGAAACTGCGCCTACAAGAGGGAAATTCCGAAAGAACGGTGACGGTGCATCAAGATGTTTTTACTATCGGTCGTTTGCCGCAATGTGACTTATACTTGCCTTCTGGCGGAGTTTCGCGTTACCATGCCCGCCTTGTGAAAACTCCTTCTGGTGTGTGGACTGTTGAGGATTTGGGTAGTAAAAACGGAACTCAATTGAACGAACGCTTGATAACTTCTCCCCAAGAGTTGCAAAACGGCGATGTTGTTTGGCTAGGGGATATGTGTGTGGTTGTAACGTTGACTCCTGTTGAAGCACCCACGTTGAAGCAGGAAGTCCCTTATCAGGGAAGAACAATTCTTCGCAACGTTAAACAGTTACAACAGCAATGGATTTTAGGTGATAACATCGATGGTGATATCGGAACCAAAGACAAAACTATTGCCCGTCTGAAAGACTTAGTAGACATAGCCAAGAATCTCTCCGCTGCAGCCTCAATAGAGGAGATTTTCTCTCAAGTCCAAGAAGTCGTTTTTCGCTACCTCGATAGTATTGACCGTTTGGCATTATTAATTGATGTCAGTGGCTGTGGCAAGCTAGAGTTAGTAAGCGCAGCTACAAGAAATATTTGTCATCAAGAAGATTTACCAGCTGATGGTAGTTGGATTAGCCGTAGTATCTGCCAAAAGGTCTTTGAGGAAAAAGTTGCTATTCAAACTGCTGATGCCCAAAATGATGAAAGGTTTGCTGGGGAAAACAGTCTTTTGGTGAAAGGCATTCGTAGCGCGATGGCGGTTCCTTTGTGGGATGAGAATAAGGTTGTTGGTGTTCTCTACGCTGATGCTCATCTTTCGTCCTACCATTGGGCAGAAAAAGGAGAGGAAGAACTCAGGTTTTTTTCAGCTTTAGCAAACCTTGTGGCTTCTAGTGTACAACGTTGGCTACTAGCCGAGAAACTCAGAAGCCAAGAAGTGATTCGCCAAAGACTCGAACGCTATCATTCACCAGCAGTTGTACAGCAGTTGATAGCTCTTGGTGCATTACCCAATGGACGTTTACCCCCACAAGAAAGTGAAATCAGTATTTTATTTGCCGATTTGGTAGGCTTTACTGCAATTTCAGAAAGCTTGACACCAACTCGAATTGCTGAACTACTTAACAATTTATTTGAAGAGATGCTGCAAGAGGTGTTTGCGTGCGCTGGCACTTTAGATAAGTATATTGGCGATTGCATTATGGCATTTTTTGGCGCTCCCGAACCACAACCGGATCATGCCGATCGCGCTGTCACTGCTGCCAAAGGTATGTTAACTCGTCTAGAAAATCTCAATGCCAAGAATTTTTGGACCGAACCACTGCAATTACGAATAGCTATTAACAGTGGTAAGGCTGTCGTTGGAGATGTCGGTAGTTCCCAAAGGGTTGACTATACCGCATTAGGAGCCACTATTAATTTAGCTGCGCGTATGGAAGCAGTTTGTCCTCCTGGTGAATGTATTGTCAGTGAAGCCACTTATAAATTGCTGTCACAACCCTCATGCTTCCTAGAAAAGGGAGATTATCGTTTCAAAGGTATTAATCGATTAGTCAAGGTTTATCAGACAAAGATGCCGTGA
- a CDS encoding VOC family protein, with the protein MTFQYTNAFVTLATFHIEKLVDFYTQFLGIDPAIYIPNVYAEFQFPSLKLGIFKPKQTHFSEFENSNKSKMSFCLEVNDLESAIAHLTTLGYPPPGEIITASHGKEIYAYDPDDNRIILHQSN; encoded by the coding sequence ATGACTTTTCAATATACTAATGCATTTGTGACTCTAGCAACTTTTCATATAGAAAAACTAGTTGATTTCTATACCCAATTTCTGGGTATAGATCCAGCTATCTATATCCCAAATGTTTATGCTGAGTTTCAATTTCCTAGTTTAAAATTAGGTATTTTTAAGCCTAAACAAACTCATTTTTCTGAATTTGAAAACTCTAATAAAAGTAAAATGAGTTTCTGTTTAGAAGTAAATGATTTAGAAAGTGCGATCGCTCACCTGACCACTTTAGGCTATCCGCCACCAGGAGAAATTATCACTGCTTCTCATGGTAAAGAAATATACGCTTATGATCCAGATGATAACCGGATAATTTTACATCAATCAAATTAA
- the fdhD gene encoding formate dehydrogenase accessory sulfurtransferase FdhD — translation MIKRPGSKTKASVWVVEKGQVRPRQDQLTTEEPLEIRLMSPRRTVAVTMRTPGADFELTAGFLYSEGVIRCKEDIQRMSYCVDDSVDGEQRYNIVNVALREGLNPDLQPLERHFYTSSACGVCGKASLEALRFRGCPAILAEPIVSAEIIYNLPDQLRAAQGIFNSTGSLHAAALFDPQGQLLNLHEDVGRHNALDKLIGSALLSEQLPLSHHIVMVSGRSSFEILQKCTTAGVPIVCSVSAPSSLAVSVAQEFGITLIGFLRGERFNVYTGIERINISQKVSFTNR, via the coding sequence ATGATTAAACGTCCTGGAAGCAAGACCAAAGCCTCTGTTTGGGTGGTAGAAAAAGGTCAGGTACGTCCTCGACAAGACCAACTGACGACAGAGGAACCCCTAGAAATTCGCCTGATGTCTCCGCGCCGCACGGTGGCTGTGACTATGCGAACACCAGGGGCAGATTTTGAACTAACTGCTGGTTTTCTCTACAGTGAAGGGGTTATTCGTTGTAAAGAAGATATTCAACGCATGAGTTACTGCGTGGATGATTCTGTGGATGGTGAGCAACGCTACAACATTGTGAATGTTGCCCTGCGCGAGGGTTTGAATCCGGATTTACAGCCTTTGGAAAGACACTTTTATACAAGTAGTGCCTGTGGAGTTTGTGGTAAGGCAAGTCTTGAAGCTTTGCGTTTTCGGGGTTGTCCAGCTATTCTTGCAGAACCGATTGTGAGTGCAGAGATTATCTATAATCTACCAGATCAGCTTCGAGCTGCTCAAGGTATATTTAATTCTACAGGAAGTCTGCATGCTGCGGCTTTGTTTGATCCCCAAGGACAACTGCTGAACTTGCATGAGGATGTAGGGCGTCATAACGCTTTGGATAAATTAATCGGTTCAGCTTTGCTCAGTGAGCAGTTACCCTTAAGTCACCATATCGTTATGGTAAGCGGACGCTCTAGCTTTGAAATTTTGCAAAAGTGTACAACGGCTGGTGTTCCCATTGTTTGTTCTGTTTCCGCCCCTAGCAGTTTGGCAGTGTCTGTAGCTCAGGAATTTGGGATTACCTTAATTGGATTTTTGCGCGGGGAAAGGTTCAATGTCTACACTGGTATAGAGAGAATAAATATTAGTCAAAAAGTCAGTTTTACAAACAGGTGA
- a CDS encoding DUF4160 domain-containing protein, with protein MDADNLSLANNIGFSSKELRKLQLLVQKNQEKLLEAWYGYFGDSSGRES; from the coding sequence ATGGACGCGGATAATTTAAGCTTGGCTAATAACATTGGTTTTAGTTCCAAGGAACTACGAAAATTGCAATTGCTGGTGCAGAAAAATCAGGAAAAACTATTGGAGGCTTGGTATGGGTATTTTGGCGATTCGAGCGGACGAGAGAGTTAA
- a CDS encoding serine/threonine protein kinase — MIGSLLDQRYQVVELLGKGGFGHTYIAQDTRRPGNPTCVVKHLKPATNDPDFLQTARRLFRREAEALEKLGNHDQIPRLLAYFEENEEFFLVQEFIDGHQLSLEMSPGTRWDESQVIQLLYEILPILDFIHNNDVIHRDLKPQNIIRRHSDNKLVLVDFGAVKQVKMYSLMSPEQQIKNETISIGTPGYMSSEQAQGRPRPNSDIYALGMIAIQGLTGLSPKQLAEDPTTGEIIWRQYAQVSDPLAAIITKMVRQYYKYRFHFADEALEALTSITHPNTPTAAAAAVSYVVRNYLREGYVSANKMVQSLQKLAKPCYIPPDNTTAPETTQQSPSPSQSTVKISPVNSPISPNSSPTRLGFLNQYRRKLPLLIAAGGGLVLVVFSIISASPPSQQPSRLTAENNKIQDTTKETTDKNTTEAIQEQNNCVVVTRSSNLRSTSHRRTGKVIKAGTKVTVTGKKEGGWLEISAPEEGWIWGSRTKNTCPTR, encoded by the coding sequence ATGATCGGCTCCTTACTAGACCAGCGTTACCAGGTGGTTGAACTATTGGGTAAAGGCGGATTTGGTCATACTTACATCGCGCAAGATACTCGTCGTCCTGGCAACCCCACTTGCGTCGTCAAGCATCTCAAACCTGCCACTAACGACCCAGACTTTTTACAAACAGCTAGACGCTTGTTTCGTAGGGAAGCCGAAGCCTTGGAAAAGCTGGGCAATCATGACCAAATTCCCAGGCTATTAGCTTACTTTGAGGAAAACGAAGAATTTTTCTTGGTACAGGAGTTTATCGACGGACATCAGCTTTCCTTGGAGATGTCACCGGGAACTCGTTGGGACGAAAGCCAAGTCATTCAACTCCTGTATGAAATTTTGCCTATCCTAGACTTTATCCACAATAATGATGTTATCCATCGCGACCTCAAGCCACAAAATATTATCCGTCGCCATAGCGATAACAAGCTGGTTCTGGTTGATTTTGGCGCTGTCAAACAGGTGAAGATGTACTCGCTGATGAGTCCAGAACAGCAGATCAAAAACGAGACAATTTCCATTGGGACGCCAGGTTACATGTCGAGTGAGCAAGCACAAGGTAGACCTCGCCCCAACAGTGATATCTATGCACTTGGCATGATTGCAATCCAAGGTCTGACTGGCTTGAGTCCCAAGCAGTTAGCAGAAGACCCGACAACCGGGGAGATTATCTGGCGGCAATATGCCCAAGTCAGCGATCCCTTGGCGGCGATCATCACTAAAATGGTACGTCAGTACTATAAATATCGCTTTCACTTCGCAGACGAAGCGCTAGAAGCACTCACCTCAATCACTCATCCCAATACACCAACAGCAGCAGCTGCTGCCGTCAGCTATGTGGTACGCAACTATTTGCGAGAAGGTTATGTGTCGGCAAATAAAATGGTACAATCGCTCCAGAAACTGGCAAAGCCTTGCTACATTCCGCCAGATAACACAACTGCTCCTGAGACAACACAACAGTCTCCATCCCCTTCACAGAGTACGGTGAAAATTTCTCCTGTTAATTCACCCATCTCACCAAACAGTTCTCCCACACGCCTTGGTTTTCTTAATCAATATCGTCGCAAATTGCCATTACTCATTGCTGCAGGCGGCGGTCTTGTTTTAGTTGTGTTTAGCATAATTTCTGCAAGTCCTCCATCGCAGCAGCCCTCTCGTCTGACAGCAGAAAATAATAAAATTCAAGACACAACTAAAGAAACAACAGACAAAAATACAACTGAAGCAATACAAGAACAAAACAATTGTGTTGTTGTGACGCGATCATCAAATCTACGTTCTACTAGCCATAGGAGAACTGGAAAAGTTATTAAAGCTGGTACTAAGGTGACAGTGACTGGAAAAAAAGAAGGCGGCTGGCTAGAAATTAGCGCTCCCGAAGAGGGTTGGATTTGGGGGAGTCGGACAAAAAATACTTGCCCCACGAGGTAA
- a CDS encoding VOC family protein, translated as MNEFQIQGINHIALVCKDMARTVDFYTNTLGMKLIKTIALPDGGQHFFFDIGNGEALAFFWFPQGPEAAPGIASVSPDAWQTGNITTAHASLNHLSFNVPLEKIQEYREKLIAKGIQVTPILHHSDVPSGYVPEVDENTFLSSVYFFDPDGILLEFAANLRELGDPERDIQHKPATAVSRTE; from the coding sequence ATGAACGAGTTTCAAATACAAGGAATAAATCATATTGCCTTAGTGTGTAAGGACATGGCACGCACTGTGGATTTTTACACCAACACGCTGGGTATGAAGTTAATTAAAACCATCGCCTTACCAGATGGAGGACAGCACTTTTTCTTTGATATTGGCAATGGAGAGGCGTTAGCTTTTTTCTGGTTTCCACAAGGGCCAGAAGCTGCACCTGGTATTGCATCCGTTAGTCCTGATGCGTGGCAAACTGGTAATATCACTACTGCTCATGCTTCGTTAAACCATTTGTCGTTCAATGTTCCGTTGGAAAAAATTCAGGAGTATAGAGAAAAACTCATTGCCAAAGGCATCCAAGTGACACCTATTTTACATCACTCTGATGTTCCTTCTGGTTATGTTCCTGAAGTTGACGAAAATACATTTCTTTCCTCTGTTTATTTCTTCGACCCTGATGGCATTCTGCTAGAGTTTGCAGCTAACTTGCGCGAGTTGGGTGACCCAGAAAGGGATATTCAACACAAACCTGCAACAGCAGTGAGTAGAACAGAATAA
- a CDS encoding NAD-dependent succinate-semialdehyde dehydrogenase yields MAIATINPATGELLKTFEPLNDAEIAQKIDLAQQAFEKYHKTSFQQRSVWMHKAADILEQEKAEFAKIMTLEMGKPFKAAIAEVEKCALVCRYYAEHAAEFLADVSVKTDASHSFVKYQPLGIILAVMPWNFPFWQVFRFVAPALMAGNVGLLKHASNVPQCALAIEEIIHKAGFPTGVFQTLLIGASKVADLMADDRVKAATLTGSEPAGASLAAASGKQIKKTVLELGGSDPFIVLESADLEAAVATATTARMLNNGQSCIAAKRFIVLETIADKFEKLLLEKFHALKIGDPMQADTDLGPLATPDILKDLDQQLQAGVKSGARVLTGGHPLSDRPGNFYPPTILTDISPDNPVAQEEFFGPVAMLFRVPDIDAAIKIANATPFGLGASAWTTNAEERDRLIEEIEAGSVFINGMVKSDPRLPFGGIKRSGYGRELSIQGIHEFVNVKTVWVK; encoded by the coding sequence ATGGCGATCGCCACTATTAATCCTGCAACTGGGGAGTTGCTGAAAACTTTTGAGCCATTAAACGATGCAGAAATCGCTCAGAAAATAGATTTGGCACAACAGGCTTTTGAAAAGTACCACAAAACGAGTTTTCAACAGCGTTCTGTTTGGATGCACAAAGCTGCTGACATTTTAGAGCAAGAAAAAGCAGAATTTGCCAAGATCATGACGCTGGAAATGGGCAAGCCCTTCAAAGCGGCGATCGCGGAGGTGGAAAAATGTGCCCTCGTCTGTCGCTACTACGCTGAACACGCTGCCGAATTCCTGGCTGATGTGAGCGTAAAAACCGATGCTAGCCATAGTTTTGTAAAATACCAACCATTAGGTATAATTCTCGCCGTGATGCCGTGGAATTTTCCCTTTTGGCAAGTGTTCCGCTTTGTCGCACCAGCCTTGATGGCAGGAAATGTAGGATTACTCAAACACGCTTCCAATGTACCGCAGTGTGCTTTGGCAATAGAAGAAATTATACATAAAGCAGGTTTCCCAACAGGTGTATTTCAAACTTTGTTGATAGGTGCTAGCAAAGTTGCTGACTTAATGGCTGACGACCGAGTTAAAGCAGCGACGTTGACAGGAAGCGAACCAGCCGGGGCAAGTTTAGCCGCAGCATCGGGAAAACAAATTAAAAAAACAGTCCTGGAATTGGGAGGAAGCGACCCGTTTATTGTTTTAGAAAGTGCAGACTTAGAGGCAGCAGTTGCCACCGCAACAACAGCGAGAATGTTGAATAACGGGCAATCATGTATTGCAGCGAAACGCTTCATCGTCCTTGAGACAATAGCAGACAAGTTTGAAAAGCTACTACTAGAGAAATTCCATGCGCTAAAAATTGGCGACCCGATGCAAGCCGATACTGACTTAGGACCACTGGCAACTCCTGATATTCTTAAAGACTTAGACCAGCAACTGCAAGCTGGTGTCAAGAGTGGGGCAAGAGTTCTGACGGGTGGACATCCTTTATCAGACCGTCCTGGTAACTTTTATCCTCCAACGATTCTTACAGATATTTCCCCAGACAACCCAGTGGCGCAGGAAGAGTTTTTTGGTCCGGTGGCGATGTTATTCCGTGTCCCAGATATTGACGCAGCGATAAAAATCGCAAATGCTACACCATTTGGTTTAGGGGCAAGTGCTTGGACAACAAACGCCGAAGAACGCGATCGCCTTATTGAGGAAATCGAAGCAGGTTCGGTATTTATCAACG
- a CDS encoding DUF2442 domain-containing protein, whose product MGILAIRADERVKDVHFTEDTISVDLMDGRTITVPLVWYPRLLNATPEERANWRVSGGGYGIHWEEIDEDLSTEGMLRGAPAPRPKTKGNEV is encoded by the coding sequence ATGGGTATTTTGGCGATTCGAGCGGACGAGAGAGTTAAGGATGTTCATTTCACTGAAGACACAATCAGCGTTGATCTGATGGATGGGCGAACAATTACTGTACCCTTGGTTTGGTATCCACGACTACTCAACGCCACCCCTGAAGAACGAGCGAATTGGAGAGTATCTGGCGGAGGTTACGGCATACACTGGGAGGAAATTGATGAAGATCTCAGTACAGAAGGAATGTTACGTGGCGCACCTGCTCCTAGACCAAAAACTAAGGGGAATGAGGTCTAA